One window from the genome of Bacteroidales bacterium encodes:
- a CDS encoding ORF6N domain-containing protein — MSKTENKIMIPEEIILSKIYLIRDKKVMLDRDLAEFYGIETRRLKEQVRRNIERFPEDFMIEFTKEELENFRQQFGSTSKEIMGLRIAPFAFTEHGILMLASVLNTERAIQINIHLVRVFNKMREVLLTHKELFLEMDKIKSKFIDYDNKFILIFEYLKQFEESKQQQLDHANRKRIGFKKHE, encoded by the coding sequence ATGAGTAAAACAGAAAACAAAATCATGATACCTGAAGAAATTATTTTATCTAAAATATATCTTATACGAGATAAAAAGGTAATGCTTGACAGGGATCTTGCGGAATTTTACGGGATAGAAACAAGGCGTTTAAAAGAGCAGGTACGCCGTAATATAGAAAGGTTCCCTGAAGATTTTATGATTGAATTTACCAAAGAAGAATTAGAAAACTTCCGTCAGCAGTTTGGTAGTACCAGTAAAGAAATAATGGGATTGCGTATTGCCCCGTTTGCATTTACGGAACATGGAATATTAATGCTTGCCAGTGTATTGAATACGGAAAGAGCCATACAGATAAATATACACTTAGTTCGTGTCTTTAATAAAATGCGGGAAGTACTGTTAACACATAAGGAGTTATTTTTAGAAATGGATAAAATCAAAAGTAAGTTCATCGATTATGACAATAAATTTATTTTAATTTTTGAATACTTAAAACAGTTTGAAGAATCCAAGCAGCAGCAATTAGACCATGCAAACAGGAAAAGAATTGGTTTTAAGAAACACGAATAA
- a CDS encoding RHS repeat-associated core domain-containing protein — protein MQSGKNIYFFEKDLRAKGIPAQFLYEKDNHLGSVLTTVSDHKIANDNNSDGIIDYYTADITSAVDLYPFGSEMPGRSFNPTASKYGFNGKLKDNEITGVDGASYDFGARIYDSRIGRFLKTDDKKHVLVHLSPYHYALNSPIRVIDEDGEFPILINGNTFDGDYQRASPKYWSSSTLNTIASTTGYKMGSYFDGTSASKSRFSSDFFFVDGNKGLWPNTRRNAGLTQAKVDAQAVWNKMKETMKDGKITEQLQVITHSRGSAYGEGYMEGMRTEILKLANKEGIGFAYNNNSIIEYSVNIAPHQSNWINYPNSGTKNINISHIGDLLSGDDATGDVINVTSIPEEEMGPIEQHTDASYNKELNFILKILESGTSKGLLFNAIKEGYKNYDTERTNGDESTVTKGN, from the coding sequence ATGCAGTCAGGAAAAAACATATATTTTTTTGAGAAAGACCTTAGGGCGAAAGGTATACCTGCGCAATTTTTATATGAGAAGGATAACCATTTAGGCTCAGTACTAACTACGGTGTCTGACCACAAGATCGCCAATGATAACAACTCCGACGGAATTATTGACTACTATACAGCAGACATTACCAGCGCTGTTGACCTATATCCTTTTGGTTCTGAAATGCCCGGGCGTTCATTTAACCCCACTGCAAGCAAGTACGGTTTTAATGGCAAGTTAAAAGACAATGAAATTACCGGCGTGGATGGCGCAAGTTATGACTTTGGTGCAAGAATTTATGATAGTAGGATTGGGAGATTTTTAAAAACAGATGATAAGAAACATGTATTAGTACATTTAAGTCCATACCATTATGCACTTAATAGTCCTATTAGGGTGATAGATGAAGACGGCGAATTTCCAATTTTAATTAATGGGAATACTTTTGACGGCGATTATCAAAGAGCAAGCCCAAAATATTGGAGTTCAAGTACTTTAAACACAATTGCATCTACAACAGGGTATAAAATGGGGTCATATTTTGATGGTACAAGTGCAAGTAAGAGCCGTTTTTCTAGCGATTTTTTCTTTGTGGATGGCAATAAAGGGTTATGGCCTAATACTAGAAGAAATGCTGGACTAACTCAAGCAAAGGTTGATGCTCAAGCTGTATGGAATAAAATGAAAGAAACTATGAAGGATGGTAAAATCACAGAACAGCTACAAGTAATAACACATAGTCGAGGTTCTGCATATGGAGAGGGTTATATGGAAGGCATGAGAACAGAAATCCTAAAATTAGCAAATAAAGAAGGAATTGGATTTGCTTATAATAATAACAGTATTATTGAATATTCTGTAAATATAGCTCCTCATCAATCAAATTGGATAAATTATCCAAATAGTGGTACTAAAAATATTAATATTAGTCATATAGGAGACCTATTATCTGGCGATGATGCAACTGGTGATGTAATTAATGTGACTTCAATACCAGAAGAAGAAATGGGTCCAATAGAACAACATACAGATGCAAGCTACAATAAAGAATTAAATTTCATACTAAAAATCCTTGAAAGCGGAACAAGTAAAGGATTATTATTCAATGCTATAAAGGAAGGATATAAGAATTACGATACAGAGAGAACTAACGGAGATGAATCAACAGTAACAAAAGGTAATTAG
- a CDS encoding tyrosine-type recombinase/integrase: MKHLEIKSPQYTFLLQNFKQWLDIIGYAETTVNSLPDHVQELLHFLEQKNITQITQLKSRHISDFSLYLKGRKNRMHGGGLSASHINKALQAVNTFARYLNQTGRHVIDVTPKRLINEADERTILTQTEIKQLYESTYEPHSAFNSLAMGQRDRAIIAMFYGCGLRKDEGTRLNISDIDLNRKLVFVRKGKGNKQRYVPIANKHAEDIRSYIEEGRNWFLLEHRAVFYYKFGNKKTNTDDEAFFLNTEGKRMNSFYQRFAYMRERAGIEKHFSTHNLRHSIATHLLQSGMPIEEIAKFLGHGCLESTQIYTHIVNKMQQQTSINDNE, encoded by the coding sequence ATGAAGCATCTTGAAATAAAATCCCCCCAATATACATTCTTACTACAGAACTTTAAGCAGTGGCTTGATATTATAGGTTATGCCGAAACCACGGTCAACAGCCTGCCTGATCATGTGCAGGAACTTTTACACTTCTTGGAACAGAAAAACATTACACAGATAACACAATTAAAATCAAGGCATATCAGCGATTTTAGTCTTTATTTAAAAGGAAGAAAAAATCGGATGCACGGAGGCGGGTTAAGTGCAAGCCATATCAATAAAGCGTTACAGGCAGTCAATACATTTGCACGATATTTAAACCAGACAGGGCGGCATGTTATAGATGTTACACCAAAGAGATTAATAAATGAAGCAGATGAAAGAACCATACTAACGCAAACCGAAATAAAACAACTTTACGAATCCACTTACGAACCCCATTCCGCTTTTAACAGCCTTGCAATGGGACAAAGAGACAGGGCGATTATAGCAATGTTCTACGGTTGTGGTTTACGTAAAGATGAAGGCACACGATTAAACATTAGTGATATTGATCTGAACAGGAAATTGGTTTTTGTACGCAAAGGCAAGGGCAACAAACAGCGTTATGTCCCAATAGCCAATAAACATGCGGAAGATATACGTTCATATATTGAAGAAGGGCGCAACTGGTTTTTATTAGAACACAGGGCGGTATTTTATTACAAGTTTGGAAATAAAAAAACAAATACCGATGATGAAGCTTTTTTCTTAAACACGGAAGGCAAGCGGATGAATAGTTTTTACCAGCGTTTTGCATATATGAGAGAAAGAGCGGGAATAGAAAAACACTTTAGCACGCATAACCTGCGCCATTCCATAGCTACACATCTTTTACAAAGTGGTATGCCCATTGAAGAAATAGCAAAGTTCTTAGGGCATGGCTGTTTAGAAAGCACACAGATATATACCCATATCGTGAACAAAATGCAGCAACAAACATCCATCAATGACAATGAATGA
- the folP gene encoding dihydropteroate synthase, with translation MNTLHKNTFFSSQKSINCCGKLLILEKPVIMGILNITPDSFYDGGKYSAINNIIEHTKIMIDEGAAIIDIGAVSTKPGAKTVSLSEEKKRLLPVVKLLLKEIPEIIISIDTFRSEIAKAAIEEGACIINDISAGQFDEKMFTTIAKLQVPYIIMHIQGTPENMQVAPHYKNVVQEVLYYFSEKINQLVQLGVNDIIIDPGFGFGKTVEHNYDLLNHLDFFRTLNLPILAGVSRKSMINKVLGTKPESALNGTTVLNTMALMKGANILRVHDVKEAVETVKLFNALKNPIV, from the coding sequence ATGAATACTTTGCATAAAAATACATTTTTTTCTTCACAAAAATCTATCAATTGCTGTGGAAAACTATTAATACTTGAAAAGCCTGTAATAATGGGCATATTAAATATTACTCCCGATTCATTTTACGACGGTGGCAAATACAGCGCTATCAATAATATTATTGAACATACTAAAATAATGATTGATGAAGGCGCTGCAATAATTGATATAGGCGCTGTTTCAACAAAACCGGGAGCAAAAACAGTAAGTCTTTCTGAAGAAAAAAAAAGGTTACTTCCTGTTGTAAAATTATTATTGAAAGAAATTCCTGAAATTATTATTTCAATTGACACATTCCGTTCCGAAATTGCAAAAGCTGCAATTGAAGAAGGAGCCTGTATCATCAACGATATTTCAGCTGGACAGTTTGATGAAAAAATGTTCACCACAATTGCAAAACTTCAGGTACCTTATATAATAATGCATATACAAGGGACTCCGGAAAACATGCAAGTAGCACCGCATTACAAAAATGTTGTACAGGAAGTGTTGTATTATTTTTCAGAAAAAATAAATCAACTTGTACAGCTTGGAGTGAACGATATTATTATCGATCCGGGTTTTGGTTTTGGAAAAACAGTTGAGCATAATTACGATTTATTAAACCATCTCGATTTTTTCAGAACTTTAAATTTACCAATATTAGCAGGGGTTTCCAGAAAATCAATGATCAATAAAGTTTTGGGCACCAAACCCGAAAGTGCTTTGAACGGAACAACGGTATTGAACACCATGGCATTAATGAAAGGTGCAAATATTCTTCGTGTTCATGATGTTAAAGAAGCGGTTGAAACCGTGAAATTATTCAACGCCTTAAAAAATCCCATTGTATAA
- a CDS encoding site-specific integrase, with protein MNDYFLNNSITTMNTNSFEYYLKDSGLALRTIEENVKDIERFEQWAIQENYTDIAHLNYNELLKYVQYLKSKKLSIQTVNIRVCSIRKYYDHLKEEGIIEINPARHLHIKGQMQRITENPLTYTDLETLYNQYAEYSKDKRNRLRSLSMLGLIVWQGLHGGELGKIEVQHINLNNGTVYIPGTRRSNSRELKLEAKQIIVLNDYLNALPIDQTCLFVASRTSNIINWLLGELRGLNPVIRNVQHIRASVFLYWLKMYDKRQVQYMAGHRLINSIQHYEVQELDSLTDMLSKHHPFG; from the coding sequence ATGAATGACTATTTTCTTAATAACTCAATAACAACAATGAACACCAATAGTTTTGAATATTATCTGAAAGACAGCGGTCTTGCGCTTCGCACCATTGAAGAAAATGTAAAAGACATTGAACGCTTTGAACAGTGGGCGATACAGGAGAATTATACAGATATAGCACACCTGAATTACAATGAACTTTTAAAATATGTACAATACTTAAAAAGTAAAAAACTAAGCATACAAACCGTTAATATCAGGGTATGCAGCATACGCAAGTATTATGATCATTTAAAAGAAGAAGGCATTATAGAAATAAATCCTGCACGGCATTTACATATAAAAGGACAGATGCAGCGCATTACAGAGAACCCGTTAACCTACACCGACCTTGAAACCCTTTACAACCAATATGCAGAATACAGCAAAGACAAAAGAAACCGCCTGCGCAGCTTATCCATGTTAGGACTTATTGTATGGCAGGGCTTGCATGGCGGTGAACTTGGAAAAATAGAAGTGCAGCATATCAATCTGAATAACGGAACTGTGTATATACCCGGTACAAGGAGAAGCAACAGCAGGGAATTAAAGTTAGAAGCAAAACAGATCATCGTTCTTAACGATTACCTGAACGCCCTGCCCATAGACCAAACCTGTCTTTTTGTTGCAAGCCGGACAAGCAATATTATTAACTGGTTGCTCGGCGAACTCAGGGGGCTTAATCCCGTTATCAGGAATGTTCAGCATATAAGAGCATCGGTATTTTTGTACTGGCTTAAGATGTATGACAAAAGGCAGGTGCAATATATGGCGGGGCATCGTCTTATCAACAGCATACAGCATTATGAAGTACAGGAGCTGGACAGCCTTACAGACATGTTAAGCAAGCATCATCCGTTTGGTTAA
- a CDS encoding RHS repeat-associated core domain-containing protein — translation MLANFQQFELSNHLGSVLTTVSDHKIANDNNSDGIIDYYTADITSAVDLYPFGSEMPGRSFNPTASKYGFNGKLKDNEITGVDGASYDFGARIYDSRIGRFLKTDDKKHVLVHLSPYHYALNSPIRVIDEDGEFPILINGNTFDGDYQRASPKYWSSSTLNTIASTTGYKMGSYFDGTSASKSRFSSDFFFVDGNKGLWPNTRRNAGLTQAKVDAQAVWNKMKETMKDGKITEQLQVITHSRGSAYGEGYMEGMRTEILKLANKEGIGFAYNNNSIIEYSVNIAPHQSNWINYPNSGTKNINISHIGDLLSGDDATGDVINVTSIPEEEMGPIEQHTDASYNKELNFILKILESGTSKGLLFNAIKEGYKNYDTERTNGDESTVTKGN, via the coding sequence ATGCTTGCCAACTTCCAACAATTTGAGTTAAGTAACCATTTAGGCTCAGTACTAACTACGGTGTCTGACCACAAGATCGCCAATGATAACAACTCCGACGGAATTATTGACTACTATACAGCAGACATTACCAGCGCTGTTGACCTATATCCTTTTGGTTCTGAAATGCCCGGGCGTTCATTTAACCCCACTGCAAGCAAGTACGGTTTTAATGGCAAGTTAAAAGACAATGAAATTACCGGCGTGGATGGCGCAAGTTATGACTTTGGTGCAAGAATTTATGATAGTAGGATTGGGAGATTTTTAAAAACAGATGATAAGAAACATGTATTAGTACATTTAAGTCCATACCATTATGCACTTAATAGTCCTATTAGGGTGATAGATGAAGACGGCGAATTTCCAATTTTAATTAATGGGAATACTTTTGACGGCGATTATCAAAGAGCAAGCCCAAAATATTGGAGTTCAAGTACTTTAAACACAATTGCATCTACAACAGGGTATAAAATGGGGTCATATTTTGATGGTACAAGTGCAAGTAAGAGCCGTTTTTCTAGCGATTTTTTCTTTGTGGATGGCAATAAAGGGTTATGGCCTAATACTAGAAGAAATGCTGGACTAACTCAAGCAAAGGTTGATGCTCAAGCTGTATGGAATAAAATGAAAGAAACTATGAAGGATGGTAAAATCACAGAACAGCTACAAGTAATAACACATAGTCGAGGTTCTGCATATGGAGAGGGTTATATGGAAGGCATGAGAACAGAAATCCTAAAATTAGCAAATAAAGAAGGAATTGGATTTGCTTATAATAATAACAGTATTATTGAATATTCTGTAAATATAGCTCCTCATCAATCAAATTGGATAAATTATCCAAATAGTGGTACTAAAAATATTAATATTAGTCATATAGGAGACCTATTATCTGGCGATGATGCAACTGGTGATGTAATTAATGTGACTTCAATACCAGAAGAAGAAATGGGTCCAATAGAACAACATACAGATGCAAGCTACAATAAAGAATTAAATTTCATACTAAAAATCCTTGAAAGCGGAACAAGTAAAGGATTATTATTCAATGCTATAAAGGAAGGATATAAGAATTACGATACAGAGAGAACTAACGGAGATGAATCAACAGTAACAAAAGGTAATTAG
- a CDS encoding helix-turn-helix transcriptional regulator, whose amino-acid sequence MHVGKNIKKIREEKGLMQKEIAAAAGMHPANYNKVEKGEREPSIEALDKIAKLFGMTIDQLIHFEGKMPKEVTIKDKTIIEQMKLIQELDEKDKAVIFSMIETMLTKKKFKDFFKENVKQ is encoded by the coding sequence ATGCACGTAGGTAAAAACATTAAAAAAATACGGGAAGAAAAAGGACTGATGCAAAAAGAGATTGCCGCCGCCGCAGGTATGCACCCAGCCAACTACAATAAAGTGGAAAAAGGAGAGCGTGAACCTTCTATTGAGGCTTTAGATAAAATTGCAAAGCTGTTCGGTATGACCATTGACCAGCTTATTCATTTTGAAGGTAAGATGCCTAAAGAAGTTACTATTAAAGATAAAACCATTATTGAACAAATGAAGCTTATTCAGGAACTGGATGAAAAAGACAAAGCCGTTATTTTTAGCATGATTGAAACTATGCTTACCAAGAAAAAATTTAAAGACTTCTTTAAAGAAAATGTAAAACAATAA
- a CDS encoding peptidoglycan DD-metalloendopeptidase family protein gives MQSGKNIYFFEKDLRAKGIPAQFLYEKDNHLGNVLTTVSDRKIPHTSDNITIDYYTSDITSAQDYYAFGQLMPGRNWSSDSYKFGFNGKLNDDEVFGATGSFQDYGMRMYDTRACRFISPDPIIIKDRKYPELSPFQFAGNRPICAIDLDGLEPVDIVQKTPLVQKTISIVLSEKNISKIVSGYYRAGTSAPFYPGQFHGGIDVGIVIGTPVKSVGKGEVFYSGPISGYGNVVIIKHDNGVFSLYAHLNKGIVKEGSIEQGQVIGESGNSGPAGTPPHLHFEFLINSEAKGLVDLLPANNPVKKKEQKINLVEEEQYIEWSGTKNIKGTISDMTEEQKENIESVINNESNTTKPDDTKKEE, from the coding sequence ATGCAGTCAGGAAAAAACATATATTTTTTTGAGAAAGACCTTAGGGCGAAAGGTATACCTGCGCAATTTTTATATGAGAAGGATAACCATTTGGGGAATGTACTTACAACAGTGAGCGACCGCAAAATACCCCATACAAGCGATAATATAACTATTGACTATTACACTTCCGATATTACCAGTGCGCAAGATTATTACGCATTTGGACAATTAATGCCCGGCAGAAACTGGAGTAGTGATAGCTATAAGTTTGGCTTTAATGGAAAACTTAATGATGATGAAGTTTTTGGTGCAACAGGTTCTTTCCAAGACTATGGAATGCGAATGTATGATACTAGGGCTTGCAGGTTTATTTCTCCAGATCCAATTATTATAAAAGATAGAAAATATCCTGAATTATCTCCGTTTCAGTTTGCTGGGAATAGACCTATTTGTGCAATTGATTTAGATGGTCTTGAACCAGTTGATATTGTACAGAAAACTCCTCTTGTACAAAAAACAATATCTATTGTTTTATCAGAAAAAAATATTAGTAAGATTGTGAGTGGTTATTACAGAGCTGGAACATCTGCTCCATTTTATCCTGGACAATTTCATGGGGGAATAGATGTAGGAATTGTAATAGGTACTCCAGTAAAATCTGTAGGAAAAGGTGAAGTATTTTATTCAGGTCCAATATCAGGTTATGGTAATGTAGTTATAATTAAACATGACAATGGAGTTTTTTCACTTTATGCTCATTTAAATAAAGGAATAGTTAAAGAAGGTAGTATTGAGCAAGGACAAGTAATTGGAGAGAGTGGGAATTCTGGACCAGCAGGCACTCCTCCACATTTGCATTTTGAATTTTTAATTAATTCTGAAGCAAAAGGTTTGGTAGATTTGCTTCCCGCAAATAACCCAGTAAAGAAAAAAGAACAAAAAATTAATCTTGTGGAAGAAGAACAATATATAGAATGGTCGGGCACAAAAAATATAAAAGGGACAATATCTGATATGACAGAGGAGCAAAAAGAAAATATAGAAAGTGTAATTAATAATGAGTCAAACACTACAAAACCAGATGATACAAAAAAAGAAGAATAA
- the cdaA gene encoding diadenylate cyclase CdaA has product MTPLFITDFLDIRILDVIDVLLVTILLFQLYKLIKGTGAVNIFIGIIAIYIAWVVVKAFEMKLLSEILGQFISVGVIALIIVFQQEIRQFLLILGSPNFLKKGTKGLRGLRWQMSQMEGLDIEPIVNACETMASSFTGALIVISRRNELKAYVQSGESLNASISKQLIENIFYKNSPLHDGAVIIGGNKIKAARCVLPVSEKSDFPTHLGLRHRAAAGITEESDAIAIVVSEQRGEISVAQNGELTVNIKPAKLRDLLIKEFRLH; this is encoded by the coding sequence ATGACACCATTATTCATCACCGATTTTTTAGACATCCGCATCCTTGATGTGATTGATGTGCTATTGGTAACCATCCTCCTTTTCCAGTTATACAAGCTGATCAAAGGCACAGGGGCCGTTAATATTTTTATCGGCATCATTGCAATTTATATTGCATGGGTTGTTGTAAAAGCATTCGAAATGAAACTGCTTTCCGAAATACTAGGACAATTCATCAGTGTGGGTGTTATTGCTCTTATCATTGTTTTTCAACAGGAGATTCGACAGTTCCTTCTTATATTAGGCTCACCAAATTTTCTTAAGAAAGGTACGAAAGGATTGCGTGGATTACGCTGGCAAATGAGCCAGATGGAAGGACTGGACATTGAACCAATAGTGAATGCATGCGAAACGATGGCATCATCATTTACCGGAGCCCTGATCGTTATTTCACGCCGGAACGAACTTAAAGCATATGTTCAGTCAGGAGAATCATTAAACGCAAGTATTTCCAAACAACTTATTGAAAATATTTTTTACAAGAACAGCCCTTTGCACGATGGCGCGGTTATTATCGGAGGAAATAAAATAAAAGCAGCACGCTGTGTGCTTCCTGTATCAGAAAAATCCGACTTCCCTACTCATTTAGGATTGCGACACCGAGCAGCAGCAGGCATTACCGAAGAATCGGATGCGATTGCAATTGTTGTATCAGAACAACGTGGAGAAATTTCTGTTGCTCAAAATGGTGAGTTAACAGTAAATATAAAACCTGCAAAACTTAGGGATTTACTGATAAAAGAATTCCGGTTACATTAA
- a CDS encoding YdeI/OmpD-associated family protein, producing the protein MYNEIIPATFKTQKLWRTWLSKNHDKIDFIWLAIRKKDSKIKCITYREALDEALCFGWIDGMVKRYNDDYFIQRFTPRKPRSIWSQINKDKVTTLIESGKMTEAGIVKIEEAKKNGQWEKAYGIKVPQPLPDDLKKALKATPGAWKNFSAFAPCYQRMYIGWICFVKKDDARKRRIAKVVEYSLKNFKPGTL; encoded by the coding sequence ATGTATAACGAAATAATACCTGCTACATTCAAAACTCAGAAACTGTGGCGCACATGGTTAAGTAAAAATCATGATAAAATTGATTTTATCTGGCTTGCTATAAGAAAGAAAGATTCGAAAATAAAATGCATCACATACAGGGAGGCACTTGATGAAGCACTTTGTTTTGGATGGATTGACGGAATGGTAAAAAGGTATAACGATGATTATTTCATTCAACGTTTCACTCCTCGAAAACCCCGCAGTATATGGTCGCAAATAAATAAAGATAAAGTTACAACACTGATCGAATCAGGTAAAATGACTGAAGCCGGAATTGTAAAAATTGAAGAAGCAAAAAAGAATGGTCAATGGGAAAAAGCTTATGGAATAAAAGTTCCGCAGCCACTTCCCGACGACTTGAAAAAAGCACTCAAAGCTACTCCCGGTGCGTGGAAAAATTTTTCAGCATTTGCGCCATGCTATCAGCGTATGTATATTGGATGGATATGCTTTGTAAAAAAAGATGATGCCCGCAAACGAAGAATAGCAAAGGTTGTGGAGTATTCTCTAAAAAATTTTAAACCCGGAACGTTATAG
- a CDS encoding tetratricopeptide repeat protein: MKKIISTLVVIAVLLAACSNSKQNKIDKIKELEKIVSSKTDTFNIKKANELVEAYVDFADAFPKDTMAAPCYYKAASILMNTGDPNKAVELFDKIINNYPDYKKLPDCMFMKAFTYDNFLQNKKKAEECYNAFIKKYPDNEFADDAKSLLEMLNKTPEEIAAELDAKLKADTVKKSE; this comes from the coding sequence ATGAAAAAAATAATATCAACTTTAGTAGTAATAGCAGTGTTGCTTGCAGCATGCTCGAACAGCAAACAAAACAAGATTGATAAAATTAAAGAGTTGGAAAAAATTGTAAGCTCTAAAACCGATACGTTCAATATTAAAAAAGCAAATGAGCTTGTTGAAGCTTATGTTGATTTTGCTGATGCATTTCCAAAAGATACCATGGCAGCACCTTGTTATTATAAAGCTGCAAGTATATTAATGAATACCGGTGATCCGAACAAAGCAGTAGAATTGTTTGATAAAATAATAAACAACTATCCCGACTATAAAAAATTACCGGATTGTATGTTCATGAAAGCATTTACCTATGATAACTTTTTGCAGAATAAAAAGAAAGCAGAAGAATGTTATAATGCATTCATAAAAAAATATCCCGATAATGAATTTGCCGATGATGCAAAAAGTTTGTTGGAAATGCTGAATAAAACTCCTGAAGAAATTGCAGCAGAGCTGGACGCAAAGCTAAAAGCGGATACTGTAAAAAAATCGGAATAG
- the def gene encoding peptide deformylase yields the protein MILPIYSYGHAILKKKAEEIGESYPNLNELIENMFETMYAAPGVGLAAPQVGLPIRLIVIDATAFADDDPELEGVKLTLINAKIIEEEGEEWLFNEGCLSFPTLREDVLRKPKIRMQYYDKDFKFHDRWFDGILARIIQHEYDHTEGKVFVDRLSSLKKQLIKGKLNDIMTGNVNVSYRMKFSKTKKK from the coding sequence ATGATTTTACCGATATATTCATATGGACATGCCATTTTAAAAAAGAAAGCAGAAGAAATTGGTGAGAGTTATCCGAATTTAAATGAGCTTATCGAAAATATGTTCGAAACCATGTATGCCGCTCCGGGCGTAGGTTTGGCTGCTCCCCAGGTTGGTTTGCCAATTCGTTTGATTGTAATTGATGCTACTGCTTTTGCTGATGATGACCCGGAACTGGAAGGTGTAAAACTGACTTTGATAAATGCTAAAATTATTGAAGAAGAAGGCGAGGAATGGCTGTTTAATGAAGGCTGCCTGAGTTTTCCTACTTTACGTGAAGACGTATTAAGAAAACCCAAAATAAGAATGCAATACTATGATAAAGATTTTAAATTTCACGACAGATGGTTTGATGGAATACTGGCACGTATTATTCAGCATGAATACGACCACACTGAAGGAAAAGTTTTTGTTGACCGCTTAAGTTCATTGAAAAAACAGCTTATTAAAGGAAAACTCAACGATATCATGACAGGCAATGTTAATGTATCTTATAGAATGAAATTCTCAAAAACAAAGAAAAAATAA